Part of the Thermococcus barossii genome is shown below.
AGCTGATAAAGTTCCTTCTTCAAAAGCTCGCGAATGGCCTCCCTGATGATTTCGCTTCTGCTTGGATAGACGCCCTTTTTAACCAGCTGATCCATGGCGTTAATCAGACCCTGGGGAAGCTGTACACTGATGATACGCATTTTGCTCATTCCTGCACCACCCAGTTCAGTAAGCCGCTGAAATAACTAGTGATTTAATTAGTTAAATACTTTGCGGATGGATATTAATATTATAATATTATCAAATTCAAAAAATTTTTAGTAAAATCTCAAAACGCAAAAAATACTTTACACCAACAAAAATCCGGGAGGAGAAAGGGTTTTAACATCGCATATTTCACCAGATTTCGGGGGACTCGATGAGAGCCATAACGGAAAAACTTCACATCACGAAGGTGCACGTGGAGAACGTCGAAGAGATTATCCCCAAGCTTGGAGGGGACGTTCAGATAGTCAGTGCCGAATGCTGGGAGGCTGTGGCGTTCGCAGCCCTGCTGGCACTCCGTTCGTTTGAAAGGAAAACAAACCACGCGAGAACTCTTGGCGGGGAACTCCTGATCCGCCTGGCCGGAACGCTGCAGATAAAAGATACAATAGCTCAAAACGGCATAAAAAGAGGCGAGAACTATCTGGTGGTCTTCGGAACGCGGGAGAGAGCTCTGGAGATTCTGCAAGAATTTGGGCTGAGGGAACTTCCTCTAACCGAATGTAACAGGGAAAAAGTGAAAACTTTTTTTGAAAAAGCCGCACTCGTTGAAGTTTTATAGACAGCAAGTACCCATTTCTGGGGCCCTCTGAGGATAGGTTTATAAAATCCCTTCCTCATTTTCGAAGTGCCTGAGGTGATGCTCATGAAGTATAAAAAGCGCAAGTATTTCCTTGCTGGCAGAATAAACCTTATCCAGCGCTCGAAAATCAGGGAACTTTTTGAGAAGGCCAAGAAGATGGAAGACGTCATTTCCCTGGGCATAGGCGAGCCCGACTTTGATACTCCAGCTGTCGTCAAGGAGGCCGCCAAGCGGGCCATCGACGAGGGTTACACCCATTACACACCCAACGCCGGAATTCCCGAGTTCCGCGAGGCTATAGCAGAATACTACAAGACCCACTACAAGGTTGACGTTTCTCCCAATGACATAATCGTAACCGCTGGCGCTTACGAGGCGACCTATCTGGCATTTCAGACCCTCCTTGAGCAGGACGATGATGTCATAATTCCAGACCCGGCTTTCGTGTGCTATGTTGAGGACGCCAAGATAGCCGAGGCCGGCATCATCAGGATTCCCCTCAGGGAGGAGAACGAATTTCAGGTCGATCCCGATGAGCTTGTCGAGGCCATAACAAAGCGCACCAGGATGCTTGTTCTCAACTATCCAAACAATCCAACGGGCGCGATTCTCAAGAAGAAGACGGTAAAAGCCATAGCGGATATAGCCGAGGACTACAACCTGTATATTCTGAGCGATGAGCCCTATGAGCACTTCCTTTACGATGGAGCCAAACACTATCCGATGATAAAGTACGCACCCGACAACACGATCCTGGCAAACAGCTTCTCCAAGACATTCGCCATGACCGGCTGGCGCCTCGGCTTCACCATAGCACCCACCCAGGTCATCAGGGACATGATAAAGCTCCACGCGTATGTCATCGGCAACGTTACGTCATTCATCCAGATCGCAGGAATCACCGCCCTCCGGGACAAGCGCAGCTGGGAGGCCGTTGAAAGGATGCGTGAAACCTACGCCGAGAGGAGGAAGCTCGTGCTCAAGCACCTCAATAAGATGCCCTACATAACGCCCTTCAAGCCAAAGGGTGCCTTCTACATATGGGCCAAGATCGACCCAAGCCTCGACATGAGCAGCGAGGACTTCGCCGACTGGCTCCTCGAAAACGCACGCGTCGTCGTCATCCCGGGAACAGCCTTTGGAAAAGCCGGCGAGGGCTGGATAAGGATAAGCTACGCCACAAAGAAGACTCAGCTAATAGAGGCAATGCAGAGAATGAATGAGGCCCTGTCAAAGCTCTGATGGGGGAAAGAGATGGACGGAATTTTTGCCATCTTTTTCGCCATTTTCCTAGCCGAGCTTGGGGACAAGACCCAGCTAGCAACAATGGCATTTGCCTCCAAGTATGGCTGGAAAACAGCTTTTACTGGGGCCATCCTGGGCCTTGCTGCCGTCAATCTCATCGGGGCACTGCTGGGCGATAAGCTCGGAGACATGGTGCCCCTTGAACTTGTCCACAAGTTTGCCGGAGCACTTTTCATTGTTTTCGGCGTTCTTATGGTGCTAGGAAAGCTTTAGGGGGGAAAATCATGGACAAGCGTTGGAGTTCAGTCCTGCTTGACACACTGGTTATGACAGCCGGATTCGGAACCCTGACCATGATGGCCGTCGCCAAGCCGGACGTCATGGCCCACTTTGGAATCGACAGCGCCGCCTACGAGTGGCAGCACATAGCTTACGTTTTCGGTCTCTTCATTGCGTTCCTTCTCGGCCACACCAAAATCTACGAGGGCAGCTTTAAGAGGAGCGTTGCCATAGCACTCAGCTGGGCCGCAATAGCGCAGGCTCTAATACCGCTCGCACCCAACTGGTACGTCGTCGTCTTCCTCAGGTTCATTCAGGGTTTCGTCGTTACGCTCGTTCCGCTCTTCAGCACGCAGATTGCCCACTTCTTCGTGGCCGAGAGGCCCTTCGCCAAGGGTATAATCCTCTCGGGCATATTCTGGGGCGGCGTGTTCGGGAGCATGAGCGCCAAGTACGCCGTCGGAGCTCTGGGCTGGAAGGGCGGATTTTGGGTCACGGTTGTCATAATGTACGCGGTTCTCACCCTCTGGTGGCTCTTTACGGAGGACTTTGAAATAATTCACAGAACCGAAGGCAGCGAAAAGATAAACGTCTGGAAGATGCCCTTCACATGGGTGCTCGGTCTCACCTTCTTCCCGGCGCTCTGGATCATCTTCACCATCGTCGGCTTTTCAGCTTCCCTCGGCTACGAAATCGGCTGGACCAAGGAGCACGTTGCGACGCTGAGCACGAGCCTCAACATATCCAAAGCACTCTGGAGCATAGGCATGGGATACGTCGGCTACCTGCTCTCAAGGAAGAACCCCACTGCCAGAGGACTCTTCAAGGCTATCGTCCAGGTCATGATATTCTCCTATGCTGTGGCATTCGTTGGTCTTCTCATCTACGGCAAGGCCATGCTTGCCGGCAACTACACCATGGCTTTGGCCTCAGTGGTTCTCATAGGCGCCCTCCAGGGAACTGGACCGGCCTTCTGGACGAGCGCTCCAGCAACCTATCCGAAGAGCATCTTCCCAAAGGCGAGCTTCGCCCTCGGCCTCATATCCAACTCGGCCAACATCATTGCGCCGGGACTCACTGATGCACTGGCGAGGCAGAGCATCGGCCTAGCTCTCGGGGAGCTGGCGATAATGCCTCTCCTTGGTATCCTGACGCTGGTGACCGTTTCAAGGATGAAGCTCCCGGTGGAGGAGCTGGGCGATGAGGCCTAAACTTGCCGTCCTTTCCTTCTTTCTCCTTCTCGCGCTTTTCTTCTACGGAATCGCCGCGATGAGTTTCGGGGAGAAGTACACCTTCTGGGGCTACATACTCGTGGGGAGCATTCACCTGCTCTTTGCCTATGGGGTTTGGGCCGGTAATGAGACAATCGTAGATCTCTCAGCGTACCTGGCCCTGCTCGACCTTCTCTTTGGCCTCCTCTGGGTAATGGTTGGGCTTTCCATTCCTGCGGTAACGCTTACCCTACTCTCGGCGCTGATTCTCTTCGTTCTGATGGACGAGGATGTGAGAAGTGAACTCAAAATGCCGTGAGCAAGCTTTGCTTGCGTAAGGCCTGACCAAAGAGTCTTTACTGTCCAAAATGGAAAGTTAGAAGTTGGCATGCTTCTTCAAAAGGTGCATTTTAAGAGGGTTTGTATCCAGGCGGAGTAATTCAACAAGTGTTTACTTCAAGACAGCGCCCGGAGGGCGCTTAATCATGAAAACACACTCTAAAATTGCCATTTTGAACGCGAACCCTTTTAAAACGACCAAGCACAAAAAGCATGCCAACTTTGATAAAACTTTTCGCCAGAAAAGTTTCTGGTGCGGGGGACGGGATTTGAACCCGCGAACCCCTACGGGACGGGACCCTAAATCCCGCGCCTTTGGCCAGGCTCGGCAACCCCCGCGCGGATTGAACTTCTCTCCGGCGCTTTAAAAACTTTGAGGGGAAAGGTTTATAAGGATGTAAAGGAAACTTTACGTAAAGGAAACTTTACATGGTGGGAGCATGGAGAGATGGAGACTCACTGGCTACGCAATCCCCGCAACAACGGCTTTTTTACTGGTCGTTGCCCTGCGGATGGGAAACGTTGCACTGGCCTTTGGCGTCCTGGCGGCGGCAATCGCGGTTTCGTTCCTCTACGCGGACTGGCTTAAAAAACGGGGCGAAATTATAAGCGACGAGAGAACGCTTCGCATCGAGGAGATTGCCTCGAGGAGAACCCTCCAGGTGCTGGTGCTGGCCCTGGCGTTTTTGGTTGTTGTACTGTCCATACTGTCCGAGAAGAATTCAAGCCTGAGGAGCGCCTACTACCTCGCCACAGGCCTGATGGTTCTGGTCTCAGTTCTTAAGCTAGGCCTCAAGCATCACTACGCGAGGGTGATGTGAGTGAACTTAAAGTACGAAGGCCTGCGCGCAGGTTTAATAGCCGGGATAATTATCGGCCTTGCATACTCCACCAAATCTGGAAGGGCATCCCTAGCGGTGGGAATATTCCTTCTAGGCGTTCTGCTGGCATACGCTCTGAACTGGTACTACAACTCAAGGGTGGAAAAGGTAGAGGACGAGAGAACCGAGCTGATAGGTGCCAAAAGCACGAGAAACGCGTTCGCCGTGATGAGTATCGTCCTCTTTGCCGAATACCTCTGGGAGTACTCCAAAGGGAACACCGAAATTGCCATGAAGCTCCTGATTCCAATAGCGCTGGGTGTCCTTTCACTCCTCGTCTCCCAGTACTGGTACGAAAGGGTGATGTGAATGAACGAGCTCGTCTTGGTCTCGTTGATTGCCCTGATCGGGGGCGGGTTCCTGGGGTACTTCATGACCAAGACGGTAATGAACAACATCGGCTTTCCCCTCGATGAGAGGGCCAAGGAAATAGCCAAAACCTCCGCCATGCGGACGCTGGAGCTGGTTCTACTAGTAACAGTGGTTTCGCTGTACTACTGCGCATTCTTTATCCGAGACGAGAGATGTGCCAATTTCATGACATTGATATTCGCGACAATATTTTTTGGCAACTTGGCCTTCAGGGCGTATTACTCGAGGAAACTGTGAGGGATTCGAATGAAGAACCGCCTGCGCGAGCTGAGGGAGGAGCTGGGCATAACCCAGGAGAAGCTGGCGAGGGCTTTGGGCGTCACCAGACAGACGATAATAGCCATCGAGAAGGGTCGCTACGACCCGTCGCTGAGGCTGGCATTCAAAATAGCCCGCTTTTTCGGCGTTAAAATCGAGGATGTGTTCATATACGGGGGTGATGGGGATGAAGGCTAGAACGGTCGCTGGGGGGCTGGCCTATCTCCTCGGAATAGGGCTCTCCCTGGTCAGACCACCCATCGAAAGGCTGGCCTGCGTGGAGGTGCCGAGCGGCAGGGTCTGCACTGGGGTCAACACTCCCCTGCTCCTCATCGAGCTCGGGCTGGTTGTGGTTGGGGCGCTGCTCCTGGGGCTCGACCACGGCTTTAAAAACGATCACGAATTAAACGGCTGGCTTGGAGTCGCCATCGGGCTTGGAACTGCATTCATCGGGGGATACTCGGGAATCTGGGTGGTTTTTCTCTTTGGAGTTGCGCTCGCCACCCTTGGACTGCTCGTTTACAAGGTGGGGAGGGTCAAACATGACCATGGTTGAAGTTTTGAATCTGGAGAAGGACTACGGAAAGGTGAAGGCCCTCAAGGGAATAAGCTTCTCCATCAAGGAGGAGGAGATATTCGGTCTGATAGGGCCAAACGGGGCTGGAAAGAGCACGACGCTCAAGATACTCTCGACGCTCCTCAAACCGACGGGAGGAAGGGCAAGCATAGCTGGTCACGACGTTGTGAAGGAGGCCGACAGAGTCAGGGAAATCATCAGCTACCTGCCCGAGGAGGCGGGAGCATACAAAAACCTCACCGGCTACGAGTACCTTCAGTTCATGGCAAGGCTGTATGCAAAGGACGAGGGAAAGGCGAGGGAGATGCTTGAGCTGGGTGTCGAGCTCAGCGGGCTCGGCGAGAGGCTCCACGACAAGGTCTCCACGTACTCCAAGGGAATGACGAGGAAGCTCCTCATAGCGAGGGCCCTCATGGTGCGGCCGAAGCTGGCGATACTGGATG
Proteins encoded:
- a CDS encoding ribbon-helix-helix domain-containing protein is translated as MSKMRIISVQLPQGLINAMDQLVKKGVYPSRSEIIREAIRELLKKELYQLETEERSTPDYILK
- the cgi121 gene encoding KEOPS complex subunit Cgi121; its protein translation is MRAITEKLHITKVHVENVEEIIPKLGGDVQIVSAECWEAVAFAALLALRSFERKTNHARTLGGELLIRLAGTLQIKDTIAQNGIKRGENYLVVFGTRERALEILQEFGLRELPLTECNREKVKTFFEKAALVEVL
- a CDS encoding pyridoxal phosphate-dependent aminotransferase translates to MKYKKRKYFLAGRINLIQRSKIRELFEKAKKMEDVISLGIGEPDFDTPAVVKEAAKRAIDEGYTHYTPNAGIPEFREAIAEYYKTHYKVDVSPNDIIVTAGAYEATYLAFQTLLEQDDDVIIPDPAFVCYVEDAKIAEAGIIRIPLREENEFQVDPDELVEAITKRTRMLVLNYPNNPTGAILKKKTVKAIADIAEDYNLYILSDEPYEHFLYDGAKHYPMIKYAPDNTILANSFSKTFAMTGWRLGFTIAPTQVIRDMIKLHAYVIGNVTSFIQIAGITALRDKRSWEAVERMRETYAERRKLVLKHLNKMPYITPFKPKGAFYIWAKIDPSLDMSSEDFADWLLENARVVVIPGTAFGKAGEGWIRISYATKKTQLIEAMQRMNEALSKL
- a CDS encoding TMEM165/GDT1 family protein gives rise to the protein MDGIFAIFFAIFLAELGDKTQLATMAFASKYGWKTAFTGAILGLAAVNLIGALLGDKLGDMVPLELVHKFAGALFIVFGVLMVLGKL
- a CDS encoding MFS transporter, which translates into the protein MDKRWSSVLLDTLVMTAGFGTLTMMAVAKPDVMAHFGIDSAAYEWQHIAYVFGLFIAFLLGHTKIYEGSFKRSVAIALSWAAIAQALIPLAPNWYVVVFLRFIQGFVVTLVPLFSTQIAHFFVAERPFAKGIILSGIFWGGVFGSMSAKYAVGALGWKGGFWVTVVIMYAVLTLWWLFTEDFEIIHRTEGSEKINVWKMPFTWVLGLTFFPALWIIFTIVGFSASLGYEIGWTKEHVATLSTSLNISKALWSIGMGYVGYLLSRKNPTARGLFKAIVQVMIFSYAVAFVGLLIYGKAMLAGNYTMALASVVLIGALQGTGPAFWTSAPATYPKSIFPKASFALGLISNSANIIAPGLTDALARQSIGLALGELAIMPLLGILTLVTVSRMKLPVEELGDEA
- a CDS encoding DUF2178 domain-containing protein, which produces MERWRLTGYAIPATTAFLLVVALRMGNVALAFGVLAAAIAVSFLYADWLKKRGEIISDERTLRIEEIASRRTLQVLVLALAFLVVVLSILSEKNSSLRSAYYLATGLMVLVSVLKLGLKHHYARVM
- a CDS encoding DUF2178 domain-containing protein, yielding MNLKYEGLRAGLIAGIIIGLAYSTKSGRASLAVGIFLLGVLLAYALNWYYNSRVEKVEDERTELIGAKSTRNAFAVMSIVLFAEYLWEYSKGNTEIAMKLLIPIALGVLSLLVSQYWYERVM
- a CDS encoding DUF2178 domain-containing protein, with amino-acid sequence MNELVLVSLIALIGGGFLGYFMTKTVMNNIGFPLDERAKEIAKTSAMRTLELVLLVTVVSLYYCAFFIRDERCANFMTLIFATIFFGNLAFRAYYSRKL
- a CDS encoding helix-turn-helix transcriptional regulator, whose protein sequence is MKNRLRELREELGITQEKLARALGVTRQTIIAIEKGRYDPSLRLAFKIARFFGVKIEDVFIYGGDGDEG
- a CDS encoding ABC transporter ATP-binding protein, with the translated sequence MTMVEVLNLEKDYGKVKALKGISFSIKEEEIFGLIGPNGAGKSTTLKILSTLLKPTGGRASIAGHDVVKEADRVREIISYLPEEAGAYKNLTGYEYLQFMARLYAKDEGKAREMLELGVELSGLGERLHDKVSTYSKGMTRKLLIARALMVRPKLAILDEPASGLDIVNAYAIRQMIRRFSRTEGVTFLLSSHNMLEVEFLCHRVALINKGQIIEVGTPKELKEKYEAENLEEVFMKAVGANISEPIGGEGG